The genomic segment AATTCTTGCTTTCTTTGCTGGTGGTTTACATGGTGCCATAAGGCACAAGCTGATGCAGCAATGGACAGGAAAAGACCAGGATGTTTTGGTTTACGAAAAACTTCCACCGGGAAAATCTTATAAATCCATGTTGAAGAACAGCAAGTTTTGCCTGTGCCCAAGTGGCTATGAGGTTGCAAGCCCGAGAGTTGTTGAAGCAATTTATGCAGAGTGCGTTCCCCTGTTGATTTCAGATGGTTATGTGCCACCATTTAGTGATGTCTTGAATTGGAATTCTTTTTCTGTGAAGGTGGCTGTGAAAGGCATACCAAATATCAAGAAGATATTGATGAGCATTTCTCAGACTCTGTACTTGAGAATTCAAAGGAGAGTGAAACAAGTACAGAGGCATTTTGTGATCAATGGACCTCCAAAAAGTTTTGATCTTTTTCACATGATTGTTCACTCCATTTGGCTAAGAAGATTGAATATAAGATTACAGGATTAAGCACTTCAATGTAGGTGATAGGGCTGGAAATCCTGTACAAGTGATCAATCTTACTGCTGTCTAAAAGGTGCTCAATCAAGACAAAGCACAATTTCCTATTCTCCGTCGACTTAACTAGAGGCATTCACAGGTTTCTTTCTGTAATATATGTAGCATGTCTCAGGTGAACACTTAGTAGATATTCTGGTGTATGCAATAAAAATCCTGGTTTTCATTTCAGATAGacttgaagaaaagaaaaggtcaTTCTGGCCAATTGAGTTTCACCCTCTCCACCCAACCACCCCTCCACTTAGCTGGCCCATCTGGGGCAAGAAAAATGCATCATCATTAATGAAACATCAAATAGCTTTCACTAAATATGGACTATAGTACCCATAGGCATCAATAAGCACTTCAAACAACTATATTCGAAGCATGAATTGAACTTCAAAAGCAAGGATTCAGACTTTCATAATGTGAGAAAAGCTCTCATAAGAGTTTTGTTACACAGTTGCCTGCTTGTGTCAAGCAACATAAAATCATCTAcagtaaataaaaaaattaagggaaaaaatatAGTATAACCTACAATTTATGTGAACTATTTTAAAATTCAGGAAAGAATGaacacaatttttttccatCCCGCTAATGTGTACAAATTTTCCCACCTTCCACCCCAATAATACTAGAGAAAAGGTCAAGCATCAGCACATCTTGTTGGTGCATATCCCAATCTGGACCTCTTGGTGTCATATAAGACATGAAAATTCTGCTGTTGATAGTTTCCAATTATTGACATAGCAGATCGAGGAGTCCCTAAAATTGCCAAACAAACGATATCCTCTGGTTCGAGTTTGATGAAGTAGTTCTCTACAGGGAAATTCCATACAGCTCCATCATCAAACACAATTCCAAACGAAGGCAATTCCACGTTCTTCACTCCGGACACATTGTAACAAGGATtcaaaataggaaaatcttGTACAACAGTATATCCCTTGACTTTATTGACAAATGCCTCCTTTATAATCTCATACGCCGGTTCTGCGAAGTAACTCAACGTGGTTCCTGAATCGATGATCGTACCACCAACACCTTCCGGAGACAAATCCCATGTCTCTTTTGGTATATTCAGTACCTCTCCTCCAACTATAACAGATTTTATCTGTACATAGTAGAAAGTTTCCACAGGATTTTCTTTGCTACCACCAACCAATGAAGTAAAATTCAACTCTGGGTGTTTCAAAAGATCCTTATCTTCGCCAAAAATCAACTTACTACTTACACTAGAATTGCTATTCCTATCCACAAGgcaatatgaaaaagaatgacCATATAAAGATTGAAGTTGAGAAGCAAATGAAAGTGGCCCTCTTCCAAGACCTAACAAACCAGCAGCACCATGAAACAACCCTCTATTCCAATGACCACAACCAAACATCACATTTTCCACCTTCCTAAATTCACTCCCACTCGGGGTCGTTAGGTTAACAGTAAACGTTTCTAACGCGAAATCACCGGTCGTGTTAGAGCTATCACCATACCAATAGTAATAAGGGCATGTTTGGTTTTCATTCTTACAAGGTTGTGGAGGATTAGGAGATGTAACAAGTTGACACTTTGGATCATGACAACCTATATTCTTAAAAGAACTAGAGTCTTTAGGATCATAATGGGGTCCATTTTGTTCAAAACAATCATAACAAGGAACACATTGAATCCAATTAAGATCACTACCAGTATCAAGAATCAAAGAGAAATGCTTAGGAGGTGTACCAATAAATACATCCATGAAATACTCTCCTGAACCAAGACTTACACCTGATTCCAATGTTGCCATTAACTTGCCTGAAAGTTCATACGATGATGAACTTGGAGCCTGAGCAGGAGCTGGAGCAACATGTTTTTCAGTACTTTTTGCAAGTCTTGAAATGGTgttttggtttttcttctctataATCCTTGTATGCAATGTTTGAATCCTACTCAAATCTCCAAAAACTGAGTCTTTAGCCTCAATTTTTTTACCAGCTGATCTGTGCCTTAACTGAAACTTAACAGCTTCCCTTTCTTGATTTCCAACTATGGAAACATCTTCATCTTTTTCTCCATCAATCCCATCTAGTTCTTGAGCTATTGAATGTGTTTTTGAGTTTTCAGAAATACCATAGTTGCAATCTgagtttgaagaagaagaaacaccATTGAAACTTGGATGTTCAGGGAATTCAATGCCAGAAGCACTAGAATTCACATTTCTTAAACTATAAAATCCTTCAGAAGCCACACAAttagagaaaaacaagaatacaaacaataaaatgaaaaaaatgaactttGTCACCATCACTAATACTCCCAAaatcctctcttttttttactCTCTTTTTCTCACTTCAAGAACCAAGAAAAATGAGTTGTATTAGAACTCAAGAAGATGTATGAAAATACTAGGAGATTTGAGGAACAATTTGTAATTGGGggaatggagaaaaagaaaaggaaagagagacTAAAAAGTTGAggaaaaaataaggaaatttgTGTTGTTGGGTCTTGGCTTATGAGCTTTGTGGTAGAAAGGATTAAAAAATGGAGAGGAGTTGAAGTTTGAATAACGACTTTGAATGTCGTCTGTTGTTCATCTACCAATGTCCACTTACGCGCTTTCACCAAGCATCAGGTATTTTTTAATGTAAGACTTACATTTAATAAAGGGAAAAATAATACTAGTATaccttttaagttttttttctttaaaaaaagagTGAATATCTAAAAATCCCCTAGATTATCCCATGCTAGTTTAATCTCcgaagataatttttttgggatggagggagtatttcttaTCGAAATACCCTGCAGTGCCAAGTAGCATGAAATTCGGTTTCACTCTTTTTGTAGAGTAAGAGAGTTAGAAAATAGGTGAAAAAAGCATTTATGTGGTACTTTACATTTTACATTCAATCTTTATAGAAAAAAACTAAATAAGAAAGTTTGACA from the Lycium ferocissimum isolate CSIRO_LF1 chromosome 11, AGI_CSIRO_Lferr_CH_V1, whole genome shotgun sequence genome contains:
- the LOC132036413 gene encoding aspartic proteinase nepenthesin-2-like, giving the protein MVTKFIFFILLFVFLFFSNCVASEGFYSLRNVNSSASGIEFPEHPSFNGVSSSSNSDCNYGISENSKTHSIAQELDGIDGEKDEDVSIVGNQEREAVKFQLRHRSAGKKIEAKDSVFGDLSRIQTLHTRIIEKKNQNTISRLAKSTEKHVAPAPAQAPSSSSYELSGKLMATLESGVSLGSGEYFMDVFIGTPPKHFSLILDTGSDLNWIQCVPCYDCFEQNGPHYDPKDSSSFKNIGCHDPKCQLVTSPNPPQPCKNENQTCPYYYWYGDSSNTTGDFALETFTVNLTTPSGSEFRKVENVMFGCGHWNRGLFHGAAGLLGLGRGPLSFASQLQSLYGHSFSYCLVDRNSNSSVSSKLIFGEDKDLLKHPELNFTSLVGGSKENPVETFYYVQIKSVIVGGEVLNIPKETWDLSPEGVGGTIIDSGTTLSYFAEPAYEIIKEAFVNKVKGYTVVQDFPILNPCYNVSGVKNVELPSFGIVFDDGAVWNFPVENYFIKLEPEDIVCLAILGTPRSAMSIIGNYQQQNFHVLYDTKRSRLGYAPTRCADA